The stretch of DNA TTGACAAACATCACGGACAAGTACTTGCCAGAAAAACTGGAACTGGCTAAGTCTCTGTAGTCTTTCCGATTCGCAAAGTCAGAACGCCGTTTCTGTACTTAAAGTCAGAAATCTGCATTCCAGAAGCTCCTTCTACTGGAACCTCTTTTGAAAATCCGCCCGCTGCGCGAATATACAATACACCTTCTACTAGTCTTACCATGATTTTATCGTCAGGTCCTGGTACCTCTGCTACAAAGACAATCTCGTTTTCGCCCTTTATGACATCATAAACCCAGTTCTTGCTTTCTGTCTCGCGTGCAGTATACTTGGGCTTTTCAGTCCTAGTCATTTTTTTGATGACAAATCCCCAGTAAATCATGGTGGCAGCTGCTATCCCAATTAGGATGAAACTTACTGCACCCTGGCCGTACCGAAGTGACATGATGTACACTATGCCCAGAAATAGAATAATCATGATCGGGATGATAAAATTAATTGATTGCTCATTAGAGTACGTCCTTTTGTAGCTTGACAACTTGATTGAATTGCGTTTTGCTAAATATAAAGTAATTATGCTCTATAGGGGCAAAGTTATGGTAAATGTAGTGGGGTTGTTTGTAGCTGAAATAGTGCCCCTGTGTTGCTCTATTATGTTCTTGCAGCTGGCAAGCCCTAAACCGGTCCCTTCCTGCTTTGTTGTGACTAGCGGATCAAAGATCTTGCCCTGAACGCTGGATGATATTCCGGGGCCGGAATCTTCTACTTTGATCTCTATATTGTTCTGCTTTTTCTTGGCGCGAATGTTTACCGTGCCCTTGTTTTCGCCTATTGCTTGGATTGCATTTAGTATTATGTTGGAAAAGACGATCTGCATTTTTTGTGAATCGCACAACACAACAATGTCGTCTTTTGGGAAATTGATGGTAACATTTGTTGGAATCATTAGTGTTTGGAGTGCAGAGATGATTGTTTCGTGTAGTGAGGATGGTTGCTTTTTTACAATCGGGCTTCCCTTGACATAGTCTAGGACTCCGTCGATTTGGTGCGTCATGCGGAAAATTGATCTCTCGATCAACTCGATTCTCTTTAGTGTCACTTCGTCTAGATTTTTGTTTGTGACTTTGATCAGCTGCGCAGTTCCCTTTACTACCGACAGTGGATTTTTCAGATCATGGGCAAGCCTTGATGCTAGCTCCCCTATTGCTGATAGTCTCTCTGCCTGGATTAATTTTTCCGTTTTTTCTCTGACTTCGCCCTCTAGGACGGATTTTTGGCCCTTGAGGTTTTTTTCTAGGCTGTTGAATTTTTTGAGATTTTGTTCCAGCATTATCTTGAATTCATCCGAGTTTCTTCGCTCTTCTTGCAGCTGGCTTTCAAGTGCCAAAATTCGATTCTGCACCTGTTTTTCAACTATTTCTGTGATGTCTGTGATGATTTTGTCGGACTCGAATTCCTTTCCTAGGATCTCAAACTCTGTATTGTTTGTCTGAACAGGTATTGGCTTTCCAACCGGGACTAACATTCCTAGCTCCTTTTCAAAATTGGTTTGCATCTTTTTAATAGAGTCTATTTTTGATTTTTGATCTGCAATATGCTTGGTTAATGAATTGATGTACTTGTTGGCATCGCGTATGTCGTCGCCAAGGTTTGTGAACTGTTTTTCTGTGGAATTTTGCGCAGGATCTTTTTCAAAAAATATCTCCTTGCCTTGCTTGTCAGAGGCATCGGTCTTTTTATTATCATCTCTGCTGATGTACTTGCGATTCAATAATCAAATTTCCCTGATGTGAAATTAAGGTGGGTTTTGTACGATCCGAACAAAACACCTTGAACTATGCTTACAAATCTTGATTTTTATTATCGCGCAAAAAACTACACCTGTGGACAAAGCTAAAAGTCCAATGAAGGGAATATTTCTAAGGGGCTCTATTATTGGCGCAATAATCACAGTTCCGTCGCTGGTTGCGTTTTTTGTCGCTTGGTTTGTTACCGGAGACAAGTATACCTCACTCATAGTGGGTGTGGTGGTGCACTTTATTGGAATGGGCTTTACTCTAAAACTATCAAAAAAATTATTCAAAATAAAGCAAAACTAGTTCAGATTTAATTATTCAAGTACAGTCACAAAATACAATGAATCTGGATAAAATAGAACGTGACTTGATTCATGAAGTCAAACTCGAGCCAATTGAGGCAAAGATCTTTTTGCTTGTGACAACCAAGGGTAAAATGTCTGCAGACAGAATCGCATCCGAACTTGGGTTGGACAGCAACACAGCACTGCAGGCGGCAAAAAAACTGGTCTCACTTGGCGGATTCATTGACATGTCTGAGACGGAATTTGAGGCAATGCATCCAAGATTTACTGCAGTCAACATGTATCGCAAAATGTGCGCCAGAGAAAATATTGAATTTAAAAAAAATCTCATAGTGGATAACATTGGCGTTGCCTTGGAGGTGCACTATGAGCGTGCAAGAACTAAATAGTGCCTTTTTGCGCCAAGAACCAATGAGTGTTGACACTGAAACCTGCAAACACGAGATCACTTACTTTGGAGTAACAAACGTAAATGTTGACTCTAGAACAATAGGCTCGGTGGATGTCTGGCGTTGCGCTTTGTGCAAAAAGAGGTTCTGCGAAGAAAAACAACTGGGAATCGACTCCATTGTGGATTATGTCGGCATGCCAAAAATAGAGCCCGATGAGAAATGGGCAGTCTTGGTGCGCAAATTATTCAAAGGAAAAGACAGGTGGAAGCTAGTCCGACTAAAGCAAAACGGCACACTCAAGGTGGAAAATCCGGACGACAAGGTAATTGAGATTCCAGTCCGGGATTTCAAAGTAGATGATCCTCATCATGTAAGCTTTCTAATCGATGATAACATCAACAAGGCAATAGAAATCTAGGTGCAAGGCTTGGACGTTGCGGTTCACATCAATAATGTCAAGGGCAACCAAATGGCGGCCAAAATCACAGGCACGTTTACCATAGACAACAACACATTCAAGTTTTCGGCAATTGCGTTTGGCAGAATTGGCGGGCACAACATTGGCGCAAAAATCTCCAAGGCAACCGAAAAAGCATTGCAAAAGCTAGGCTATGATTCCAACGAAGTAATTGATGTTCTGCAAAAGAACCTAGTCTCCGGCAACATCACGCTACCTGAGGGCTTGAGCAGAGAGTCCTTTGCGGATTCCTAGAACTGGGCTTCTTCTAGGGCTTTTGCGCAGGAACATCCACGATGCTCTGGTATTGCGTCTGGAATTGATGTGAGCAGTCGCTTTGTGTTTTCTACGTTTTTGTGCAATGTCTCGATTACTTCTTTTGCGGTGACTGGCTTTTCTGCCCAGACATCATAGTCAGTGACAGTAGAAATTGACGCATAGCAGATTTGCGCCTCTCGCGCTAGCTGGCACTCTGGTACCAATGTCATG from Candidatus Nitrosotenuis aquarius encodes:
- a CDS encoding sensor histidine kinase, whose translation is MNRKYISRDDNKKTDASDKQGKEIFFEKDPAQNSTEKQFTNLGDDIRDANKYINSLTKHIADQKSKIDSIKKMQTNFEKELGMLVPVGKPIPVQTNNTEFEILGKEFESDKIITDITEIVEKQVQNRILALESQLQEERRNSDEFKIMLEQNLKKFNSLEKNLKGQKSVLEGEVREKTEKLIQAERLSAIGELASRLAHDLKNPLSVVKGTAQLIKVTNKNLDEVTLKRIELIERSIFRMTHQIDGVLDYVKGSPIVKKQPSSLHETIISALQTLMIPTNVTINFPKDDIVVLCDSQKMQIVFSNIILNAIQAIGENKGTVNIRAKKKQNNIEIKVEDSGPGISSSVQGKIFDPLVTTKQEGTGLGLASCKNIIEQHRGTISATNNPTTFTITLPL